The nucleotide sequence CGATGATGTCTTCTCGCTCGGCCAAAGACTCGGGCACGCTCAAGGCCAAAGCCACCGAAACCGATCCTCGCAAACCGCCCCACCACAGCACGATTTGATTGGGCCAAGTGATATTCGACTTGCCCCACCAGTTGCTTAGAGCGCTGAGGCCAAAAATACTGACAGCTCGGGCGACACTCATGACCGCAATCGCGATGAGAATCGTATTCAAATTGTCAATCAGTCCGTCGAAGATAACCTGATCGCCAATCAGCAGAAACACAATAGAGTTTACGAAAAAGGCGACAAAGTCCCAAAATTCTGACACCGATAGCCGCGTGCGCGGACTCATGCCAATGCGAGAACCGAAGTTCCCCAAAATCAACCCGGTAGTCACTACTGCGATGACCCCAGACCCGCCCAGTTGCTCAGCCACCAGATACGTGCCATAGGCCGAAACCAGGGTCAGCGACTGCTCTACCAGCGGCAGATCAAATCGCTGGGTCAGGTAGGAGATGCCAAAGCCGATCAGACCGCCGATACTCAGCCCAATGCCCACAAACACGAGGAAGCGGGAAATCGTCACGGGAATATCAAACTGCTCCAGACCCAGCGCAATCCCTAACAGCAAGTTGTACGCAACCACTGCCACCCCGTCGTTAAAGAGGCTTTCCCCTTCCATCAGGGTGGTCAGCCGTTTATCGACCCCCAACTCTCGAAAGAGGGCCACGACCGAAACAGGATCAGTAGCCGAGAGACCGGCCCCAACGAGCAAAGCAGTAGCTAGCGAGGCTCCGGCAAACTGTTGCAGTCCTAAAAACAGGCCACCGACGCAAATAATCACTCCGACGATCGCAAAGAGTCCAATCGGCAACCAGTCCCGCCGCAGGTTCGACCATTTGATATTCCACGCCGCTTCAAACAAGAGCGGGGGTAGAAAGATGAAGAGAATCAGCTCGGGGGAGAGGTTGATCAGCCGCACATCTAAGGTGGCTAAGCCTAGACCCACCAGCAGTAACAGCAGCGTGTAGGGAATGTTGCGCAGCCAGCTCAGCGCTCGGGATAGCGTGGCGACTCCGAGCGAGACTGATAACACGAGCAAAAACTGCCGCAATCCTTCCTCGATTAAAGGATCTTCGAGAGCGGCTTCGACCATCAGTACAGGAAATTGCATAGCGCAGGCGGGGGGATAAAGACTGCCAATCAAGACCTTACCTTACTGCCAATTGCCGTGGCTGTGCCGATCAGTTTGCCAATCAGGTCGCGATCGCTCAAATCGCTAGCCGTTCCGTAATTTCTCTGCTTGCTTTAACAGGGAGTCGGCAAAGGACAGCGCTTCTTGGTGAGTTTGGCCACCTGCGAGTTGGGCCAGTTCATCGCGGCGCATGGTGTCGTCGAGGGGGGTAACCCTGACGACAGTACGGACTTGATCGTTCGTGTCATCGCTACTCTGACTGCGCGATTTACGCTTTTTGCCGCTCCCAGCCAGGGCGGGTTCGATCACTTCCTTACCGACGCGGAAATGGGCATCGGCCATAGCCGCAACCATGGGCTGGTGAGTAACGCAAAGGACTTGCTGCGATCGCCCCAGTTGATGCAGTTTTTCCGCGATCGCTTGGGCTACCCGTCCCGAGACCCCCACATCCACTTCGTCGAATACCAGAGTATTCACTACATCCAGCTGCGACAGACACGCTTTCAACGCCAGCAAAAAGCGACTCATTTCCCCGCCGGACGCCGTTTCGGCTAGCGGTTGCAAAGGCTCACCTGGATTGGGGCTAAACAGAAATTGAATCTTGTCAGCGCCTAAGGCCGTCGGCTCCGCTGGAGCAATCGCGACTTTGAACTGCACCCGCTCCATCGCTAGCGGCTTCAACTCCTCGACTAATTGCTTCTCTAAGGTTTTGGCGGCTTTTTGTCGCAATTTCGTGAGTTGGTCGCAACTTTTGGTCAGCGCAGTTTGGGCTTTTTCATAGGCCGCTTCTAGGGCTTCGATCGATTGCCCCTCACCGTTTAATAGCTCCAAAGAGGCTTGAATTTCCTGCACGTAGTCAATCAGTTCGGGCAGCGTTTTGCCATATTTGCGCGTCAGTTGTTTCAGCTGGCTGATGCGCGTCTGCACGTCTTGCAACCGTTGGGGATCGGTTTCGACATCTTCGCCATAGGCATTGATCTGTCGTCCCGCTTCTTCCACCTGAGCGAGGGCGTCGTTGACCAAATCGAGAATGGGCTCGACGGTGTTGTCGTATTGCAACATGTCTTCCAGGGTCTGCGTCGCCCGGCCCAGCAGGTCAGCGCAGGCGGCACTCTCTTGGTCGCTCTCGTACAACAGCTGGTAGACCTGATAGCTTTGCTGCTGCAATTCCACCGCATGGCTGAGGCGTTGCTGTTCTTGTTCGAGCTGGGTCAACTCTTCCGGATCTTCCAGACCTACAGCACTGAGTTCTTGCCACTGATAGTCAAACAGGTCGAGCTGTTCCTGACGTTGCTGTTCGGCCCGGCGGCGACGGTCCAGTAAGGTTCTGGCCTCAGTCATGGTGGCAAAGTCTGCGGCGACCACCTGACGCTGCTGAGCGATCGCCTCACCGCCCACCCCATCGACCCACAACAACTGCATTTGCGGATCGCCCACTTGCAAGGTTTGCCCCTGAGCAGTGATTTCCACCAGGTGCAGTCGCAGCGCCTCGACTTGGGGCTTGTTGACATTGACGCCGTTCAACCGCGAGCGACTGCGGACGGTATTTTTGCCGGCGGTCAGTTCCCGAACGCAAACGAGGCGATCACCCTCCACCGGCACATCATTTTCGGCTAACCAGGCCCGGGTGCGATCGGTGATCGTAAAAGTGGCTTCAATCACGCCGCGCTTTTCCCCCGAGCGAATCATCCGCTGACTGACCCGTCCCCCCAGCACCGCATCGAGCGCATCCAGCATAATGGATTTGCCCGCCCCGGTTTCCCCCGTCAGCACGTTGAGGCCCGCTTGCAAATCCAAAGCCAAGTGGTCAATCAGGGCAAAATTCTCGATTTTTAGGGCGACCAGCATGGGCGATTTACACAATTCCTAAGTAAGGTCAGGGGATAAAGGCTCGCAAATATTATCCGACGGGATTTGGAAGAACCGCAACGCACCCGGCGTAATTCCTCAGATGCTAACGCGCTGCCGCTGCCTTGCGGCCCCAACGCTTACGGTCATCGCCTTGGCCAGGGACATCTGTAGCGTTACTCAGACCCACCAGTCGAGCCGACAGCCTGGCTCAGCAGACAGCGACCACCGTCGTTCACGCCACTGTCGTTTCACTGATGGCGGCAGATTATGATCACCATCAATCTATCGCAGATGGGTACAAGCGAACCAATCTACCTGGCGGCGGGTTTTTCCCACTCATCGTTCGGGCCGCAACTCATTACAATGATTAAGAAAGGTAAATTGACGCGAGGTAGGGCGGTGACTCAGTCCATCCAATCACCCGATACAACAGCCATTGTCAAAACTGAGAGTGTGGTTGCTCAGCCGGTTGTTGGGTCATCTCCCCCAACGCCAAAGCGATCGCGTCACGACTTCGATCCTTTTGAAGATTTTGCCTACGATCCAGCAGGCATCAACGCTTATTATCAGACGCGCTTTCCCAGTGTCGTGTCGCGCATCTTTACCGTGTTGTGGCCGATGCTGTCATTTGCCCTGGGGGTCTGGCTGACAAACCGGCAAGGCGATACTTCCGAAGCCACCCAACGCCGCCAAGCTCAGCGATTGCGAGAGTTGCTGACAGACCTCGGGCCAGCGTATATCAAGATCGGGCAGGCCCTGTCCACTCGTCCCGACTTGGTGCCCCCCATCTATTTGGATGAATTGACCCAGCTGCAAGATCAGTTGCCGCCCTTCCCCAATGAAGTGGCGTTTCGATACATCGAGGAAGAATTAGGCGCACCGCCGGATGAAATCTACGACGACCTCTCACCTCAGCCCGTGGCAGCAGCTTCGTTAGGCCAGGTGTACAAAGGTCGTTTGAAAACGGGTGAAACAGTCGCCGTCAAGGTACAACGTCCCGGCTTGGCGCAGCGCATTACGCTCGACCTCTACATCTTGCGGAAACTGGCGCAGTGGGCCACGAACAATGTTTCGCAGATTCGCAGCGACCTAGTCGCCATCATGGACGAGTTTGGGGCGCGGATTTTTGAAGAAATGGACTACACCCACGAGGGTGAAAATGCCATCCGCTTTGCCGAGCTGTATGGGCATTTACCTGACATTTACGTGCCCAAAATTTATACGGAATACACTGCCCGTCGCGTCTTAACGATGGAATGGATCGACGGCACCAAGCTGACCAAGCTAACCGAGTTGGCCGAGCAAGGTATCGATGCCACTCACTTGATCGATGTGGGCGTCCAGTGCTCGCTCCGACAATTACTGGAGCATGGCTTTTTCCATGCTGATCCCCATCCGGGCAACCTTTTGGCCATGTCAGACGGCAAATTGGCCTATCTTGACTTTGGCATGATGAGCGAAGTCAAACCTTATCAGCGTTACGGTCTGATCGAGGCCGTGGTCCATATGGTCAATCGCGACTTTGAGGGGTTGGCAGGCGACTATATCAAGCTGGAGTTTTTAACGCCAGATACAGATCTCAGCCCCATTATCCCGGCGTTGGCAGAAGTGTTTAACAACGCTTTGGGTGCCAGTGTGGCAGAGCTGAACTTTAAGAGCATCACGGATGAGTTTTCGGCGCTGATGTATGAGTACCCCTTCCGGGTGCCCGCTTACTATGCTCTGATTATTCGATCGCTGGTCACCCTCGAAGGCATTGCTATCAATGTCGATCCCGAGTTCAAGGTGTTGAGCAAGGCTTATCCCTACGTGGCCAAACGGCTTTTGACCGATCCGTCACCAGAGTTACGAGCGTCCCTCTCCGACCTGCTGTTTAGAGACGGCGACTTCCGCTGGAATCGCCTGGAGAATCTGTTGCGTAATGCCAGCGATAGCGCTGACTACGACATGGAAAAGGTGCTGGATCAAACCCTCGAGTTTCTGTTTTCTGAGCGGGGAGATTTTATTCGCGATCGCA is from Leptolyngbya iicbica LK and encodes:
- a CDS encoding cation:proton antiporter, which codes for MQFPVLMVEAALEDPLIEEGLRQFLLVLSVSLGVATLSRALSWLRNIPYTLLLLLVGLGLATLDVRLINLSPELILFIFLPPLLFEAAWNIKWSNLRRDWLPIGLFAIVGVIICVGGLFLGLQQFAGASLATALLVGAGLSATDPVSVVALFRELGVDKRLTTLMEGESLFNDGVAVVAYNLLLGIALGLEQFDIPVTISRFLVFVGIGLSIGGLIGFGISYLTQRFDLPLVEQSLTLVSAYGTYLVAEQLGGSGVIAVVTTGLILGNFGSRIGMSPRTRLSVSEFWDFVAFFVNSIVFLLIGDQVIFDGLIDNLNTILIAIAVMSVARAVSIFGLSALSNWWGKSNITWPNQIVLWWGGLRGSVSVALALSVPESLAEREDIIAIIFGVMLFTLLVQGLTTKPLLQFLNLLGDQPLRQAFIQKIARRVALNRVMDELKDVKQSNSVDAEYCDYQMALVEGQLEEIQEEMQEMQSEHPELSKILIDRLNESLVAIEADTYAQFIRAGYLKEEIEPLLESLLENNEPEDKNVAEALQP
- the recN gene encoding DNA repair protein RecN; the protein is MLVALKIENFALIDHLALDLQAGLNVLTGETGAGKSIMLDALDAVLGGRVSQRMIRSGEKRGVIEATFTITDRTRAWLAENDVPVEGDRLVCVRELTAGKNTVRSRSRLNGVNVNKPQVEALRLHLVEITAQGQTLQVGDPQMQLLWVDGVGGEAIAQQRQVVAADFATMTEARTLLDRRRRAEQQRQEQLDLFDYQWQELSAVGLEDPEELTQLEQEQQRLSHAVELQQQSYQVYQLLYESDQESAACADLLGRATQTLEDMLQYDNTVEPILDLVNDALAQVEEAGRQINAYGEDVETDPQRLQDVQTRISQLKQLTRKYGKTLPELIDYVQEIQASLELLNGEGQSIEALEAAYEKAQTALTKSCDQLTKLRQKAAKTLEKQLVEELKPLAMERVQFKVAIAPAEPTALGADKIQFLFSPNPGEPLQPLAETASGGEMSRFLLALKACLSQLDVVNTLVFDEVDVGVSGRVAQAIAEKLHQLGRSQQVLCVTHQPMVAAMADAHFRVGKEVIEPALAGSGKKRKSRSQSSDDTNDQVRTVVRVTPLDDTMRRDELAQLAGGQTHQEALSFADSLLKQAEKLRNG
- a CDS encoding ABC1 kinase family protein, with protein sequence MTQSIQSPDTTAIVKTESVVAQPVVGSSPPTPKRSRHDFDPFEDFAYDPAGINAYYQTRFPSVVSRIFTVLWPMLSFALGVWLTNRQGDTSEATQRRQAQRLRELLTDLGPAYIKIGQALSTRPDLVPPIYLDELTQLQDQLPPFPNEVAFRYIEEELGAPPDEIYDDLSPQPVAAASLGQVYKGRLKTGETVAVKVQRPGLAQRITLDLYILRKLAQWATNNVSQIRSDLVAIMDEFGARIFEEMDYTHEGENAIRFAELYGHLPDIYVPKIYTEYTARRVLTMEWIDGTKLTKLTELAEQGIDATHLIDVGVQCSLRQLLEHGFFHADPHPGNLLAMSDGKLAYLDFGMMSEVKPYQRYGLIEAVVHMVNRDFEGLAGDYIKLEFLTPDTDLSPIIPALAEVFNNALGASVAELNFKSITDEFSALMYEYPFRVPAYYALIIRSLVTLEGIAINVDPEFKVLSKAYPYVAKRLLTDPSPELRASLSDLLFRDGDFRWNRLENLLRNASDSADYDMEKVLDQTLEFLFSERGDFIRDRIADEVAKELDYLGNNLVQTVQQNIRQRLGWQQSPASQVTVPTQANSDDSNLDRILRIVDILRKNDGFDATLLARQLPQVLTKRETRDMGQRIVGNLTQRAAARFIRDVLLANTPAKSPEVAPATYR